The genomic region CCCGTCCTCGACGCCGACGGCGCCGTCGCGCAGTACATCGGGGTCCAGCACGACGTGACCGCACGCGTCGAGGCCGAGCGGGCCCTGATCCAGGAGCGCGACCGCAACCGCGCCTGCCTGACCCGGATCGAGGAGCTGGCCTACACCGACCCCCTCACCGGCCTGCCCAACCGGCGCCGGCTCGAGGAGCAGGTCGAGACGGCGATCTGGAACGCCCGCAGCGGCTCGGACACCCTCGCCCTGCTGTTCGTCGACCTCGACGGCTTCAAGGCGGTCAACGACCGCCTGGGCCACGCGGCCGGGGACGAGCTGCTGCAGGCCGTGGCGCGGACGCTGCGCGGCCGCCTTCGCCGGGGCGACCTGCTCGCCCGCCTCGGTGGGGACGAGTTCCTCGTGGCGCTCACCGGGCTCGACCCGGAGTCCGCGGCGGCGGAGGCCCGCCGCGTGGCCGACGACCTGTCGGCGGCCGTCAGCGCCCCGATCGAGCTGGGCGCCTCCGACGTGGCCGTCGGCGCGAGCGTCGGGATCGGCGTCTACCCCGGGGACGGCGAGGAGTTCGGCGCGCTCCTGCACAGCGCGGACGTCGACATGTACGCCCGGAAGACGGCGGCGCGGCGGACGGCGGTCGCGCAGCGCTGACCGCCGTCAGTCGCGGGCGAGCCCCTCGCCGTCGCCGTCGAGGAGCTCCACCGGGAACGGCGGCCGGCCCAGGCCGCTGATCCGGGTGTTGCCCCAGGCGTCGCGCTCGGTGGCCTCTGCGGCGGCGCTGCCGTGCGGCGTGCTCAGCACCAGTGCCGTCCGGGCGGGCAGATCGGTGGCGACCCTGCCCGACCAGACGACGTGGCCGGCGAGCGGGTCGAACCGCGCGGCCAGTGCCGCGCGGGCCGCCCGTGGCGGCTCCCCTTCGAGGGCCAGGGTGACCTCCCCGTCGTAGCCCTCGGGTTCCTCGTGGCCGGACATCGGAGCTCCCTCCCGGATCAGCGGGGCGGCGGCAGCAGGGCGCCGAGCCCGCCGTGGGCCAGGGCGACCAGCTGCTCGATCAGCTCGGCGGTCGGGACGGTCCGGGCCGTGGACCACCAGTGCGCCGACAGCTGGACCATCCCGACCACGCCGTAGGCCCACGTGGTGGCGGGCTCCGTGGGCAGCCCGGCGTGGTCCAGCCGAGCCGCCATCAGGGTGGCCAGGGCGGCGGCGATCTGGTGCTCCGTGGCCGCCACGAGGTCCGCGCGCCCCGACCGGCCGGTCTGCGCGTAGGCGAACCGGTAGAGCTCGGGCTCGTCCTCGATCAGGGACACGAACGCGGTGATGACCGCGCGCAGGCCCGCTCGGTCGTCGGGCTGCTCGCGGGCGATCTCGCCGAGGAGCCGCGGGAGCAGGACCGTCCGGGAGATCCGCTCCAGGACGGCGTCGACGAGCTCGTCCTTGTCGGAGAAGTAGCGGTAGATGACGGTCTTCGAGACCCCCGCGCTCCGGGCGACGTCGTCCACCGAGAACTCCGGCCCAGC from Blastococcus colisei harbors:
- a CDS encoding DUF4873 domain-containing protein, whose translation is MSGHEEPEGYDGEVTLALEGEPPRAARAALAARFDPLAGHVVWSGRVATDLPARTALVLSTPHGSAAAEATERDAWGNTRISGLGRPPFPVELLDGDGEGLARD
- a CDS encoding TetR/AcrR family transcriptional regulator; translated protein: MQDVAEDRGAPPRSDGSPAPEAPHQDGRRSRWTEHRRARREDLVGAAVEAVRSAGPEFSVDDVARSAGVSKTVIYRYFSDKDELVDAVLERISRTVLLPRLLGEIAREQPDDRAGLRAVITAFVSLIEDEPELYRFAYAQTGRSGRADLVAATEHQIAAALATLMAARLDHAGLPTEPATTWAYGVVGMVQLSAHWWSTARTVPTAELIEQLVALAHGGLGALLPPPR